From Prochlorococcus sp. MIT 1223, the proteins below share one genomic window:
- a CDS encoding CrcB family protein, protein MTIGSIPGALIRWHVGNDFLVNIIGAFILGFIFGFNFRMPSQIILGIGFCGALTTFSSWMLASFQLIHLGNFFEAFTFIVLPILFGLLFASSGYLIGLRIKSYYLEKKI, encoded by the coding sequence TTGACTATAGGTTCTATTCCAGGTGCTTTAATTCGTTGGCATGTTGGAAATGATTTTCTAGTTAATATTATAGGAGCTTTTATTTTGGGATTTATTTTTGGTTTTAATTTTAGGATGCCTTCACAGATAATTTTAGGGATTGGCTTTTGTGGTGCTTTGACAACTTTCAGTAGTTGGATGTTGGCTTCTTTTCAGTTAATTCACCTTGGAAATTTTTTCGAAGCATTTACATTTATTGTTTTACCAATTTTGTTTGGTTTGCTCTTTGCTTCCTCTGGATACTTGATTGGCTTGAGAATTAAATCCTATTATTTGGAGAAAAAAATATAG
- a CDS encoding CrcB family protein codes for MSKYYDIFNAIILISFGSICGCYIRFKAVNYINSISKIKYLAIFIVNTFATFLLALVSNLIFNNTLIAFKDSIILFLMIGFLGSLSTFSSFILALQSLINDKKWFHSLSFIMLSIVGGIFAAFLGFKLASI; via the coding sequence ATGTCTAAATATTATGATATTTTTAATGCTATTATATTAATTTCTTTTGGATCAATTTGTGGTTGTTATATAAGGTTTAAAGCTGTTAATTATATAAATTCAATTAGTAAAATAAAATATCTAGCTATTTTTATAGTTAATACATTTGCGACTTTTTTGCTGGCCCTTGTCTCTAATTTAATTTTTAATAATACCTTAATTGCATTTAAAGATTCAATAATTCTCTTCCTTATGATTGGATTCTTGGGAAGCTTGAGTACGTTTTCTTCTTTTATATTAGCTTTGCAATCACTAATAAATGATAAAAAATGGTTTCATTCTTTATCATTTATTATGTTATCTATTGTTGGAGGTATATTTGCGGCTTTTTTAGGATTTAAACTTGCAAGTATTTGA
- a CDS encoding SH3 domain-containing protein → MRSLFSWGFILSFALVAPVSLPAGGSSLARNVIRRSGELEPCLAGDSCDLLVSPFSESNKVRKLEIGTPMRVLRVWNAPDGGSWIQVQITSFELIEVIGLATRGWVNV, encoded by the coding sequence ATGCGCTCATTGTTTAGCTGGGGCTTTATTTTGTCATTTGCTCTAGTTGCTCCAGTATCTTTGCCGGCTGGAGGAAGTTCTTTAGCGAGGAATGTGATAAGGCGATCAGGAGAATTAGAACCTTGCCTTGCTGGCGATTCTTGTGATTTGTTAGTTAGCCCTTTTTCTGAATCTAATAAAGTGAGAAAACTCGAAATAGGTACTCCAATGCGTGTTTTGAGAGTTTGGAATGCTCCTGATGGTGGAAGTTGGATACAGGTGCAAATCACTTCTTTTGAATTGATAGAAGTAATTGGATTAGCAACCCGTGGATGGGTTAATGTCTAA